Part of the Vigna angularis cultivar LongXiaoDou No.4 chromosome 1, ASM1680809v1, whole genome shotgun sequence genome, GAGTGCTGAAAGTCCCAATGAGTGTCTTTAGAAGAAGTTGGTGGCTTGCTCAAAGCTTGAAGCTTAAATCTTGAAGGCTTGCCTCTGAAATTCCTTCGATGAGCGTCGAATTCGGCCATGGGCTTGGAAGTGCCGGAGCGGCTGTACCAGGCCTGTGCAACGGCTTTCAAAACTTCCAAGTCTTGGGGTTCGTGTCGTGGGAGCTCTGCCCTCTTCTTCATGGCACTGACAAAACATTTTCTTCAAGACGCCATGTTCCTGCTCATGCTCACGGTCGTGTTACTTTCGTTGAAACCACGGCCTCACATATGCCATACGGAAAGGGATAAGCTCATGCTGGTGCAGAtgcaatttctttcttttcttttttttttgtttttctcttttttttttctctggttGCTCTGAGTGCATTTCGTCTTATTATCCTAATTTTTGTGAACAATAGTTTATTTCCGTCTCGATGAATTAACGTTAGTTCGTGCGAATTTATCCAGTATGATGATGAATTATCCTTCAACtcgtttattttatattcatacaAAATTAAGATACGTCAAATTCGATGATTAACAACtcgttaaaataataattgcttacattacttattattttactaGTTTATATCATTTATTGGTGTATAAAATATGTTgagatataatatttattttttttatttaattttgatttataaataagatTGAGTAGAAAACCTAATTTATCAATCTTGTTTCTTTTCATAAAGTGGGACGGGGAGTAACAAGTTCGAACGTAATTCAGACATCCTATTGtttttatgaagaaaaagtCCTTCTGTTTTCAGTATTTCCTAGTTGaaaacttcaattttattaatgtttttcctttcatttttgaGAGACTGAAAATTAACTACttatattatagaaaattaaaagtaaatcaCACATAGTTTACAAATATAACAGTGTTTGTCACGTAGATCCTTGTTTAAGGAATGCAACATGATATAACAAAATCATtaacaaaactaaatttaacacatttagttttataaaaacaaaaaaagaattaactaataaatttataGGGACCAAAATCATATtctacttaaaataataatatttaacttaaatctATGGAAATTTCATCAAGGATCATAAAGAAACTTTTCAAGTTCAAATATCACTTTGAATTCATAAAATAAGCAATATTCAAACAAAAAGGCACCAATGGTTAAATTATTAACactgaaaattattttattagaattaatttttttattaaaaaaggttCAAAGGGTGCTTAACAAGAACTTTGTATTTTATAAGGTCTCATCTTTTTAATGGCGCTTAATTCCTTCGTAGTGTTACTAAATTTTGCACAAAGTGGAAGACTTTAAAAAGAGAGGGGAAATCTTTCATATATGAAAGAAACCATAGAtggaaagatacatgaagatcatTTCCTATATTGAAAGTACGCAAAGATATGTAGCAATAGCATTCCTAAAGTTGGTTGTGGCCAAACTGTCATAAACATTCATGAAGAATCCATCCCCAAAGACTAATATATTAGGTGAGAGAATCTCTATATTTGAGTAGTAGCATGCCAAATAGTTCATCCTATTCAATTCAATGAGAGACTGCTAATATTATCATCCTTTTTAAGATCCAAAGTGCACTATAATTTCACTCATCTATCAGCATTTGACTAGTACCTTTTCAATCTATAAATAACCCTCTCCGTGGCACAACTCTCGACAAAAACACCAAATTGGTAAGAGTTAAATTACCCTGATTCGAGGTTAAGGAGTGTCCTAAGAGAAGGTGATAGGGAAGAAGGGTACAACTTCTTGATTAGTTCAAGACTACCATCGAAAGAGATAGATATATAACGAGACTACAACCACCGATACTCAGCAATGTGCACCGTCTAGCAACTAATGAACTCCTACAATCTTCAAAAATTGGACACATCACACTTCAACATACATGGGGCAAAATCTGCTAAATTCAAGGGATGCTTCATGGACCCTTCATTGAATTCTTCTGGGGCCTCCACACTCTTCGATGGACTGCAGAGTAAAAGTAGCTGAATTTCTTACACTACCAACTTTAGTCAATAATTCTGACATCTTTAATAAGATTTCCTCTCACTAACATGAGTAACTTAAGACGGCAATGAGAAGAGATGCAATAGAAAGTTATGAAAGAGCATGGTTCATTAAAAATGATTCGATAATAACATTCTTGTTCTAAGGTGAATAGTCAAGCATTTGTCTCAACACGgttgaaattcaaaattgaaattataaacCAGGAGTCGATATAATAAACAATGAACTAACTTCAGAAGCCAACACAACATTCCcctcaaatat contains:
- the LOC108333774 gene encoding uncharacterized protein LOC108333774, with protein sequence MKKRAELPRHEPQDLEVLKAVAQAWYSRSGTSKPMAEFDAHRRNFRGKPSRFKLQALSKPPTSSKDTHWDFQHSLWDSYELVTVSRRIETGLTLDNPFHDLCGSTPIQPKRKPESKNSLRNLFNLRSSRRFNAPNIPLQNDT